A genome region from Anastrepha obliqua isolate idAnaObli1 chromosome 4, idAnaObli1_1.0, whole genome shotgun sequence includes the following:
- the LOC129245377 gene encoding kunitz-type serine protease inhibitor homolog beta-bungarotoxin B chain, whose protein sequence is MQHQSAYNNNKRVTTLQLAFSVAYLLSLLMLLTINTPMAEARPMDLYDDVGDFFDAVSLDDVPLSGRSAPETFCRMPIRKGVCRALIPRFSYDPSRKTCVEFKFGGCDGNENNFSSYEACMATCEGM, encoded by the coding sequence ATGCAACACCAAAGTgcctacaacaataataaacgcGTGACTACGCTACAACTAGCATTCAGTGTCGCATATCTACTCTCACTCCTCATGTTGCTTACCATCAACACACCAATGGCTGAGGCGCGTCCCATGGACCTCTACGATGACGTTGGCGATTTCTTCGATGCTGTCTCCCTGGACGATGTGCCATTATCCGGCCGTTCCGCACCGGAAACCTTCTGCCGCATGCCAATACGCAAGGGTGTTTGCCGCGCGCTTATTCCACGCTTCAGCTACGATCCCAGTCGCAAGACTTGTGTCGAATTCAAATTCGGCGGCTGCGATGGCAATGAAAACAACTTCTCCAGCTATGAGGCGTGCATGGCCACGTGTGAGGGCATGTAA